The following coding sequences lie in one Flagellimonas eckloniae genomic window:
- a CDS encoding glutamate synthase subunit beta, with protein sequence MGKTTGFMKFDRKIEAYEPVEERIKNYKEFTVPLKESELKNQGARCMDCGIPFCHSGCPLGNLIPDFNDAVYQGKWEKATKILHSTNNFPEFTGRLCPAPCEEACVLGINEDPVSIENIEKNIVETAFKNGWIKPEPPIKRTGKKVVVVGSGPAGLAAAQQLNRAGHTVTLLERDEKIGGLLRYGIPDFKMEKNVIDRRLEVMGKEGIIFKTGVHVGVHIKADELQKEYDAIVLCGGATVRRNLPIPGSDLKGVVQAMDFLPQNNRKVDGIPYEGEELSAKGKRVIVIGGGDTGSDCIGTSIRHGAVSVTNFEIMPKSTTQRPEGQPWPFWPMRLRTSSSHKEGAERVFSISTKKFVGDEKGNLKGLVTAEVYWEKKPGQRPVLKEVKGSEKEWECNLALLALGFTGSETTIADQLGLQMDARTNINASIKDYKTNIPGVFVAGDQRRGQSLIVWAISEGREAAYHVDSFLMGKSNLPLKGDGDLPRV encoded by the coding sequence ATGGGAAAGACGACTGGATTTATGAAGTTTGACAGGAAAATTGAAGCTTACGAACCTGTTGAAGAAAGAATCAAAAACTATAAGGAATTTACGGTTCCTTTAAAGGAAAGTGAATTAAAAAATCAAGGTGCCCGTTGTATGGATTGCGGTATTCCGTTTTGTCATAGCGGTTGTCCCTTGGGCAATCTTATTCCTGATTTTAATGATGCCGTTTACCAGGGAAAGTGGGAAAAGGCCACAAAGATTTTACATTCTACCAATAACTTTCCAGAATTTACTGGAAGATTGTGTCCTGCACCATGCGAGGAAGCTTGTGTCCTTGGAATTAATGAAGACCCTGTCTCCATTGAAAACATAGAGAAAAATATAGTCGAAACTGCCTTTAAAAATGGCTGGATAAAACCAGAACCTCCTATAAAAAGAACCGGCAAAAAGGTTGTTGTTGTAGGCTCAGGACCGGCAGGGCTTGCCGCTGCACAACAACTGAATAGAGCTGGACATACGGTTACACTTCTTGAGCGAGATGAAAAAATCGGCGGTTTGCTTCGTTATGGCATTCCTGATTTTAAAATGGAAAAAAACGTAATTGATAGGCGCCTTGAAGTAATGGGCAAAGAAGGTATCATTTTTAAGACTGGTGTCCATGTAGGTGTTCATATCAAAGCCGATGAACTTCAAAAAGAGTATGACGCCATAGTGCTTTGTGGTGGTGCAACCGTTAGAAGAAACCTTCCAATACCTGGTTCAGATTTAAAGGGTGTTGTGCAGGCAATGGATTTTCTTCCTCAAAACAATAGAAAAGTAGATGGTATTCCGTATGAAGGTGAAGAGCTTTCCGCCAAAGGGAAAAGAGTAATTGTTATTGGTGGAGGTGATACGGGGTCAGATTGTATTGGAACTTCCATACGCCACGGCGCAGTTTCCGTCACCAATTTTGAAATCATGCCAAAGTCAACCACCCAAAGACCTGAAGGCCAACCATGGCCCTTCTGGCCAATGCGACTGAGAACCAGTTCGTCACATAAAGAAGGAGCCGAACGTGTTTTTAGTATCTCCACTAAAAAATTTGTAGGTGACGAGAAAGGTAATTTAAAAGGTTTAGTTACAGCTGAAGTATATTGGGAAAAGAAGCCTGGACAACGTCCCGTTCTTAAAGAAGTAAAAGGGTCAGAAAAAGAATGGGAATGCAATTTGGCCCTTCTTGCACTTGGATTCACAGGTTCCGAAACTACAATAGCAGATCAGTTAGGGCTGCAAATGGATGCCAGAACCAACATTAATGCCTCTATCAAGGATTATAAAACCAATATTCCAGGGGTTTTCGTTGCAGGAGACCAAAGAAGAGGTCAATCCCTAATAGTTTGGGCCATATCTGAAGGAAGAGAGGCTGCTTATCATGTAGACAGCTTTTTAATGGGAAAATCAAACTTACCATTAAAGGGTGATGGTGATTTACCTAGAGTTTAA